In one Armatimonadota bacterium genomic region, the following are encoded:
- a CDS encoding amidohydrolase — translation QIVSVGAEEPAGDFDRVLGGPDVAVLPGLVNAHTHVAMTLMRGYADDMELMPWLEQKIWPTEVKLKHDDIYWGSLLGMVEMLHAGVTTFNDMYWWFDATAQAAQESGIRAVLSAVLLGFMDRAEKDLAAAAEYARKWRDAAEGRITVMLGPHAPYTCPDSIMRCAIETAHELNLGVHIHLSETASEVRESIAKMGLTPVAHMERLGLFEVQPVLAAHCVHVTDDDIALLARRRVGVSHNPGSNMKLASGTAPVPKLLAAGVSVGLGTDGAASNNNLDVLEEARLAALVHKLAADDPTCISAYQALELATRGGARALGMEDRIGMLAPGMKADIVLVALDRPHLTPRHNVVSNLVYSARAGDVRTVLVNGKVVLDDGKLTTVDEREVMARAAERVQGWS, via the coding sequence CAGATCGTCTCCGTCGGCGCCGAGGAGCCCGCGGGCGACTTCGACCGCGTCCTCGGCGGGCCCGACGTCGCCGTCCTGCCCGGCCTGGTCAACGCCCACACCCATGTCGCCATGACGCTGATGCGCGGCTACGCCGACGACATGGAGCTGATGCCGTGGTTGGAGCAGAAGATCTGGCCCACCGAGGTCAAGCTCAAGCATGACGACATCTATTGGGGGTCGCTGCTGGGGATGGTGGAGATGCTGCATGCGGGGGTCACCACCTTCAACGACATGTACTGGTGGTTCGACGCGACGGCGCAGGCGGCGCAGGAATCGGGCATTCGGGCGGTGCTGTCGGCGGTGCTGCTGGGCTTCATGGATCGCGCCGAGAAGGACCTCGCGGCCGCCGCCGAGTATGCGCGGAAGTGGCGGGACGCCGCCGAGGGGCGCATCACCGTCATGCTCGGCCCCCACGCCCCCTACACCTGCCCCGACAGCATCATGCGCTGCGCCATCGAAACCGCCCACGAGCTCAACCTGGGCGTCCACATCCACCTCTCCGAGACCGCATCCGAGGTGCGGGAGAGCATCGCCAAGATGGGACTGACTCCCGTCGCCCACATGGAGAGGCTCGGCCTGTTCGAGGTGCAGCCGGTGCTCGCCGCCCACTGCGTGCACGTCACCGATGACGACATCGCCCTGCTCGCGCGGCGCCGGGTCGGGGTCAGCCACAACCCCGGCAGCAACATGAAGCTCGCCTCGGGCACGGCGCCGGTGCCCAAGCTGCTCGCGGCGGGGGTCAGCGTCGGCCTCGGCACCGACGGCGCCGCCAGCAACAATAACCTCGACGTGCTGGAGGAGGCGCGCCTGGCCGCCCTGGTGCACAAGCTCGCCGCTGACGATCCCACCTGTATCAGCGCCTACCAGGCGCTGGAATTGGCCACCCGCGGCGGGGCGCGCGCCCTGGGCATGGAAGATCGCATCGGCATGCTCGCGCCGGGGATGAAGGCCGACATCGTCCTCGTGGCGCTCGATCGGCCGCACCTGACGCCGCGCCACAACGTCGTCTCCAACCTGGTTTACAGCGCGCGCGCGGGCGACGTGCGAACCGTCCTCGTCAACGGCAAGGTCGTCCTCGACGACGGCAAGCTCACCACGGTGGACGAGCGGGAGGTCATGGCCCGCGCCGCCGAGCGGGTGCAGGGGTGGTCGTGA